In a genomic window of Coprococcus eutactus:
- a CDS encoding oxaloacetate decarboxylase subunit alpha, translated as MADKKPIKITETVLRDAHQSLIATRMTTEQMLPIIDKMDKVGYHSVECWGGATFDASLRFLKEDPWERLRKLRDGFKNTKLQMLFRGQNILGYRHYADDVVEYFVQKSIANGIDIIRIFDCLNDLRNLQTSVKACNKEGGHAQVALSYTLGDAYTLDYWKDMAKRIEDMGADSICIKDMAGLLVPNKATELVQALKDGSSLPIQLHTHYTSGVASMTYLKAVEAGCDVIDTAISPLALGTSQPATEVMAKTFEGTEFDPGLDQKLLAEIADYFRPLREEWIASGLLNPKVLGVNVKTLLYQVPGGMLSNLVSQLKEMGAEDKFEAVLEEVPRVRKDYGEPPLVTPSSQIVGTQAVLNVVTGERYKMCTKESKALVRGEYGQSVKPVDPEVKKKVIGDEKQITCRPADLLENELDKIEKEMIQYKQQDEDVLTYALFPQVATDFFKYREAQQKKVDVTLVDKESTAYPV; from the coding sequence ATGGCAGATAAGAAACCGATAAAGATTACGGAAACTGTACTGCGTGATGCGCATCAGTCACTTATAGCTACTCGTATGACAACCGAGCAGATGCTTCCTATCATCGACAAGATGGATAAGGTTGGTTATCATTCAGTAGAGTGCTGGGGCGGTGCAACATTTGATGCATCACTCAGATTCCTTAAGGAGGATCCATGGGAGAGACTCAGAAAGCTCAGAGATGGATTCAAGAATACAAAGCTGCAGATGCTCTTCAGAGGACAGAATATCCTCGGATACCGTCATTATGCAGATGATGTTGTAGAGTATTTCGTACAGAAGTCAATCGCAAATGGTATTGATATCATCAGAATATTTGACTGTCTGAACGATCTTAGAAACCTTCAGACATCAGTTAAGGCTTGTAACAAAGAGGGTGGACATGCCCAGGTAGCTCTTTCATATACACTCGGTGATGCATATACTCTGGATTACTGGAAGGATATGGCAAAGAGAATCGAGGATATGGGAGCAGATTCAATCTGTATCAAGGATATGGCCGGACTTCTTGTTCCAAATAAGGCTACAGAGCTTGTACAGGCACTCAAGGATGGTTCAAGCCTTCCAATTCAGCTTCATACACATTACACATCAGGTGTAGCTTCAATGACATACCTCAAGGCTGTAGAGGCTGGATGTGATGTCATTGATACAGCAATCTCACCTCTTGCACTTGGTACATCTCAGCCTGCAACAGAGGTTATGGCCAAGACATTTGAGGGAACAGAGTTTGATCCGGGTCTTGATCAGAAGCTCCTTGCTGAGATCGCAGACTACTTCAGACCACTTAGAGAAGAGTGGATCGCAAGCGGTCTCTTAAATCCAAAGGTTCTCGGTGTTAACGTTAAGACACTTCTCTACCAGGTGCCTGGTGGAATGCTTTCAAACCTCGTATCACAGCTCAAGGAGATGGGTGCTGAGGATAAGTTCGAGGCAGTTCTTGAGGAAGTTCCTAGAGTTCGTAAGGACTATGGTGAGCCACCTCTTGTTACACCTTCAAGCCAGATCGTTGGTACACAGGCGGTTCTCAACGTTGTAACAGGCGAGAGATACAAGATGTGTACAAAGGAGTCAAAGGCACTTGTACGTGGCGAGTATGGCCAGTCAGTAAAGCCGGTTGATCCAGAGGTTAAGAAGAAGGTTATCGGCGATGAGAAGCAGATTACATGCCGTCCAGCTGATCTTCTTGAGAATGAGCTTGACAAGATCGAGAAGGAGATGATCCAGTACAAGCAGCAGGATGAGGATGTGCTCACATATGCACTGTTCCCACAGGTTGCTACTGATTTCTTCAAGTACAGAGAGGCTCAGCAGAAGAAAGTCGATGTGACACTTGTAGACAAGGAGAGCACAGCTTATCCAGTCTAA
- a CDS encoding biotin/lipoyl-containing protein, with protein MKNYRITVNGTSYDVTVEELSGGAAPAAAPVAAPVAAPAPAAAPAPSKAAPAGGAGSIKVSSPMPGKILAVKANVGDSVKKGQVILILEAMKMENEVVAPEDGTIASIDVTVGASVESGDTLATLN; from the coding sequence ATGAAGAATTATAGAATTACAGTTAATGGAACATCATATGATGTTACAGTTGAAGAATTATCAGGCGGCGCAGCACCAGCAGCAGCTCCTGTAGCAGCGCCAGTTGCAGCTCCTGCACCAGCAGCAGCTCCTGCACCATCAAAGGCAGCACCAGCAGGTGGAGCCGGAAGTATCAAGGTTTCATCACCTATGCCAGGTAAGATCCTTGCAGTTAAGGCTAATGTCGGCGATTCAGTAAAGAAGGGTCAGGTCATCCTTATCCTTGAGGCTATGAAGATGGAAAATGAAGTTGTTGCTCCAGAAGATGGTACGATCGCAAGCATTGATGTTACAGTAGGCGCTAGTGTTGAGTCAGGTGACACACTTGCAACACTCAACTAA
- the rimO gene encoding 30S ribosomal protein S12 methylthiotransferase RimO yields the protein MKVLLISLGCDKNLVDSEVMLGLLNKAGHELTNDETEAEAVVINTCAFISDAKEESINTIIEMGRLKKTGRLKKLIVAGCLSQRYKDEIMKELPEIDVIIGATNYDKIVEAIGTDEDAIVDDINYTPKPVSERIVTTNASMAYFKIAEGCNKLCTYCIIPHIRGRYRSIPMDRLLASAEKLAADGIKELVLVAQETTLYGVDLYGGKKLPELLTKLSDIEGIEWIRLLYCYPEEITDELISVMAENPKICHYIDIPIQHSENEILRRMGRKTSREDIVSLVSKLRTAMPDIAIRTTLISGFPGETQELHDGLVDFVDECEFDRLGVFTYSPEEGTPAAGYEDQVDGELAAKWRDEIMELQQEISYEKNQELIGSIQRVLIEGYLVEDDVYVGRTYRDAPGVDGIVFVSAPYELMSGSFVDVKITEANEYDLTGVIVE from the coding sequence ATGAAAGTATTACTCATATCACTTGGCTGTGATAAGAATCTGGTTGACAGTGAGGTTATGCTGGGACTTCTGAATAAGGCCGGTCATGAACTTACAAATGATGAGACTGAAGCAGAGGCTGTGGTCATAAATACCTGCGCATTTATCAGTGATGCGAAGGAGGAAAGTATCAATACCATCATAGAGATGGGACGTCTTAAGAAGACCGGTAGACTTAAAAAACTCATTGTGGCTGGGTGTCTGTCACAGAGATATAAGGACGAGATAATGAAAGAGCTTCCAGAGATCGATGTCATAATCGGTGCGACAAATTATGACAAGATAGTGGAGGCGATAGGAACTGATGAGGATGCCATAGTAGATGATATAAATTATACACCAAAGCCTGTATCTGAGAGAATAGTCACAACAAATGCGTCTATGGCATATTTTAAGATAGCAGAAGGTTGTAATAAACTGTGCACTTATTGTATAATACCTCACATAAGAGGCCGATACAGAAGTATTCCTATGGATAGACTTCTGGCATCTGCTGAGAAACTTGCAGCGGACGGAATAAAGGAGCTGGTTCTTGTTGCACAGGAGACGACTCTTTACGGAGTTGATCTGTATGGGGGCAAGAAGCTTCCGGAACTTCTCACAAAACTCAGTGATATAGAGGGTATAGAGTGGATTAGGCTTTTGTACTGTTATCCGGAGGAGATTACAGATGAACTTATATCTGTGATGGCGGAGAATCCAAAGATATGTCATTATATAGACATACCTATACAACATTCTGAAAATGAGATACTCAGAAGGATGGGCAGAAAGACAAGCAGAGAAGACATAGTATCACTTGTATCAAAGCTCAGGACAGCCATGCCGGATATAGCCATCAGGACCACTCTTATATCAGGCTTCCCTGGGGAGACTCAGGAACTTCACGATGGCCTTGTGGATTTTGTTGACGAGTGCGAGTTTGACAGACTCGGTGTGTTCACGTACTCACCGGAGGAGGGAACACCTGCAGCCGGTTATGAGGATCAGGTGGATGGAGAGCTTGCGGCAAAGTGGCGCGACGAGATCATGGAGCTTCAGCAGGAGATCTCATATGAGAAGAATCAGGAACTGATCGGTTCCATTCAGAGAGTACTCATAGAGGGATATCTTGTGGAAGACGATGTCTATGTTGGAAGAACATACAGAGATGCTCCGGGAGTTGACGGTATAGTTTTTGTCAGTGCACCATATGAATTGATGTCCGGTTCATTTGTGGATGTGAAGATAACCGAGGCAAATGAATATGATTTGACGGGAGTGATAGTAGAATGA
- a CDS encoding OadG family protein, with product MGKIIKKRLLLIVSMLAVTFALAGCTSSDKKVEFKYDKKTLVQTVKDQAQQYMSMASVDEIYNYAVDEDASLGSDESVVDAIKVFATLNEDYGDFVKFTSDYNVEEVDDKVAVSVYAQCTEKEAIVKATFVDNSVVYNFQKYNIMNQNQCSEEQADELLTSNGVYPYKISEFEVAANQTMADKMKDAGANTLIGMGIVFIALIFISFIISLLKYVPALLDKETREKKKAEKAKKLAEANADASEADDNAKADNAPAPAGIVDIVNTATGESVMNDSELVAVISAAVMAAQGGKTRVRVNYPSNDKLVVRPRKRNKR from the coding sequence ATGGGAAAAATAATAAAGAAAAGATTATTATTGATAGTTTCTATGTTAGCTGTTACATTTGCACTTGCTGGTTGTACATCTTCAGACAAAAAGGTCGAATTTAAGTATGATAAGAAAACTCTTGTTCAGACTGTAAAGGATCAGGCACAGCAGTATATGAGTATGGCAAGCGTTGACGAGATATACAATTATGCTGTTGATGAAGATGCAAGTTTAGGCTCTGATGAGAGTGTGGTCGATGCTATAAAGGTATTTGCCACACTGAACGAAGATTATGGTGATTTTGTAAAATTCACATCAGACTATAATGTTGAAGAAGTTGACGACAAGGTAGCAGTTAGTGTATATGCACAGTGTACAGAGAAGGAAGCTATTGTTAAGGCAACATTTGTAGATAACTCAGTTGTATACAATTTTCAGAAGTATAACATAATGAATCAGAATCAGTGTTCTGAGGAGCAGGCTGATGAGTTACTGACATCAAATGGTGTATATCCATACAAGATCTCAGAATTTGAAGTTGCAGCTAATCAGACTATGGCTGATAAGATGAAGGATGCCGGAGCAAATACACTCATCGGTATGGGTATAGTATTCATAGCACTTATCTTCATCTCATTCATAATTTCACTTCTCAAGTATGTACCAGCTCTCTTGGATAAGGAGACAAGGGAAAAGAAGAAGGCTGAGAAGGCAAAGAAGCTTGCCGAGGCAAATGCAGATGCATCAGAAGCAGATGACAATGCCAAGGCGGATAATGCTCCTGCACCTGCCGGAATAGTAGATATAGTTAACACAGCGACAGGAGAGAGTGTCATGAACGATAGCGAACTTGTTGCAGTTATATCAGCAGCAGTTATGGCAGCACAGGGCGGAAAGACCAGAGTTCGTGTAAACTATCCAAGTAATGATAAACTGGTTGTAAGACCTAGGAAAAGGAATAAGAGATAA
- a CDS encoding sodium ion-translocating decarboxylase subunit beta gives MGSTIVDVLTNLANQTGFASLDWKNYVMILIAFAFMYLAIGKGFEPLLLVPISFGMFLVNMFPDIMAEGGLLHYFYLLDEWSILPSLIFMGVGAMTDFGPLIANPKSFLLGAAAQFGIYTAYFLAFLMGFNGKEAAAISIIGGADGPTSIYLAGKLGMGGTLLGPIAVAAYSYMSLVPVIQPPIMKALTTKKERLVRMPQLRPVTKIEKILFPIIVTLVVVLILPTTAPLVGMLMLGNLFRECGVVKQLTETASNALMYIVVILLGTSVGASTSAEAFLKLSTLKIVFLGLVAFAVGTAAGVLFGKLMCWATKGKVNPLIGSAGVSAVPMAARVSQKVGSQYDPTNFLLMNAMGPNVAGVIGTAVAAGTFLAIFGI, from the coding sequence ATGGGCAGCACAATAGTTGACGTTTTGACAAATTTAGCTAATCAGACCGGTTTTGCAAGTCTTGACTGGAAGAACTACGTTATGATCCTTATAGCGTTTGCTTTCATGTATCTTGCGATCGGAAAGGGCTTTGAGCCACTTCTTCTTGTCCCTATCTCATTTGGTATGTTTCTTGTAAACATGTTCCCAGATATTATGGCAGAGGGCGGCTTGTTACATTATTTTTACCTGCTTGACGAGTGGAGTATCTTACCTTCACTTATATTCATGGGTGTCGGTGCCATGACAGACTTCGGTCCGCTTATCGCGAATCCAAAGAGTTTCCTGCTCGGCGCAGCAGCTCAGTTCGGTATCTATACAGCTTACTTCCTTGCATTCCTTATGGGATTCAATGGTAAAGAGGCTGCAGCTATATCAATCATCGGTGGTGCTGATGGTCCTACATCTATCTACCTGGCTGGTAAGCTCGGCATGGGTGGAACACTTCTCGGACCTATAGCAGTTGCGGCATATTCATATATGTCACTTGTACCTGTTATACAGCCACCTATCATGAAGGCTCTCACAACAAAGAAGGAGAGACTTGTAAGAATGCCACAGCTCAGACCTGTAACCAAGATCGAGAAGATACTCTTCCCTATCATTGTTACACTTGTGGTAGTTCTTATCCTTCCAACAACAGCTCCACTTGTAGGTATGCTGATGCTTGGTAACCTCTTTAGAGAGTGCGGCGTTGTTAAGCAGCTCACAGAGACAGCTTCAAACGCTCTTATGTATATCGTAGTTATCTTACTTGGTACTTCAGTAGGTGCATCTACAAGTGCAGAGGCATTCCTCAAGCTTAGTACACTTAAGATAGTATTCCTTGGTCTTGTCGCATTCGCGGTTGGTACAGCAGCCGGAGTTCTCTTCGGTAAGCTTATGTGTTGGGCGACAAAGGGCAAGGTCAATCCGCTTATCGGTTCTGCTGGTGTATCAGCCGTTCCAATGGCAGCCAGAGTATCACAGAAGGTTGGATCACAGTATGATCCTACGAACTTCCTTCTGATGAATGCTATGGGACCAAACGTTGCAGGTGTTATCGGTACAGCCGTAGCAGCTGGTACTTTCCTTGCAATATTTGGAATTTAA
- the pgsA gene encoding CDP-diacylglycerol--glycerol-3-phosphate 3-phosphatidyltransferase: MNLPNKLTILRAVMIPFFLVFLYIPGGWSKWVALAIFIAASLTDMLDGKIARKYNLVTNFGKFMDPLADKLLVCSALIALSDLDRIPAWIVIVIIARDFIISGFRLIAAEKGVVIAAGWWGKIKTTVQMIMVGFLIANLKVFYIFDQVLIYLALALTIISLIDYLYHNRDVLKD; encoded by the coding sequence ATGAATTTACCAAACAAATTGACAATACTGAGAGCAGTGATGATTCCTTTCTTTTTGGTATTTCTGTATATACCGGGAGGATGGTCAAAATGGGTTGCGCTTGCAATATTCATAGCTGCTTCACTTACAGATATGCTTGATGGAAAGATTGCGAGAAAGTACAATCTTGTTACTAATTTTGGAAAATTCATGGATCCGCTTGCGGACAAGCTTTTGGTCTGCTCTGCGCTGATTGCACTTTCAGATCTTGACCGTATACCGGCATGGATAGTTATAGTGATAATCGCCAGGGATTTTATAATAAGTGGATTCAGACTCATTGCAGCGGAAAAAGGGGTTGTCATAGCTGCTGGATGGTGGGGCAAGATCAAGACTACAGTACAGATGATCATGGTTGGGTTCCTTATCGCCAATCTGAAGGTATTCTACATTTTTGATCAGGTGCTCATATACCTTGCGCTTGCACTTACCATCATATCTCTGATAGACTACCTTTACCACAACAGGGATGTGTTAAAGGATTAA
- a CDS encoding acyl-CoA carboxylase subunit beta, with protein MSNTPSLSASDRISMLLDDSSFVEIGAYVTARNTDFNIQDKDTPKDGVITGYGVIDGNLVYVYSQDAKVLGGSIGEMHAKKIANLYDMAMKMGAPVIGLIDCAGLRLQEATDALNAFGEVYLKQTLASGVIPQITAVFGTCGGGAAIIPNLTDFTFMTKEGSKLFVNSPNTLDENRTEKLDTAAAEYVAENTSNVDAVYDTESEVLGAVRTLVGLLPANNEDDGDGAVCEDDVNRIIPDLESKAGDVDAVIADITDDEFVFELKKNFADDVVTAFIRLNGETVGVVGNKKDVMTTAGAYKAEDFVKFCDAFNIPVLTLVNIKGFEATIKEEKTISKAVAKLTYAYANATVPKVTVMLDKAYGTAYTTMCSKAIGADMVYAWPKSVIGTMDPEMAVKIMYEDEIATAGDKAAFIKDKKAEYTEALSGALSAAKRGYVDDIIEPDATRKRVIAAFDMLFSKSEDKPYKKHGTI; from the coding sequence ATGAGCAACACACCAAGCTTGTCAGCAAGTGACAGAATATCAATGTTACTTGATGACTCAAGTTTTGTTGAAATCGGCGCATATGTAACTGCTAGAAATACAGATTTCAACATTCAGGACAAGGATACTCCAAAAGACGGTGTTATAACCGGATACGGAGTCATCGATGGCAATTTAGTTTATGTTTACAGCCAGGACGCAAAGGTGCTCGGCGGTTCTATCGGCGAGATGCATGCAAAGAAGATAGCAAACCTTTACGATATGGCTATGAAGATGGGGGCACCAGTGATCGGGCTGATCGACTGTGCAGGACTCAGACTTCAGGAGGCAACAGACGCTCTCAATGCATTTGGTGAGGTTTATCTCAAGCAGACACTTGCATCAGGTGTGATTCCACAGATCACAGCAGTATTTGGTACTTGCGGTGGTGGTGCAGCGATCATTCCTAATCTTACAGATTTCACATTCATGACTAAGGAAGGTTCAAAGCTTTTTGTGAACAGTCCTAACACATTGGATGAGAACCGTACAGAGAAGCTTGACACAGCAGCTGCTGAGTATGTTGCAGAGAATACATCAAACGTTGATGCAGTATACGATACAGAGTCAGAGGTTCTCGGTGCTGTGAGAACTCTTGTGGGACTTCTCCCAGCCAACAACGAAGATGATGGTGATGGAGCAGTTTGTGAGGATGATGTGAACAGGATAATCCCTGATCTCGAGTCTAAGGCAGGAGATGTTGATGCAGTTATAGCAGACATCACAGATGACGAGTTCGTATTTGAACTCAAGAAGAATTTTGCAGACGATGTAGTCACAGCATTTATAAGATTAAACGGTGAGACTGTCGGCGTAGTTGGAAACAAGAAGGATGTAATGACAACTGCAGGAGCATACAAGGCAGAGGATTTTGTCAAGTTTTGTGATGCATTTAATATTCCAGTGCTCACACTTGTCAATATCAAGGGCTTTGAGGCAACTATAAAGGAAGAGAAGACAATATCAAAGGCTGTTGCAAAGCTCACATATGCTTATGCAAACGCAACAGTTCCAAAAGTAACAGTTATGCTTGATAAGGCATACGGCACAGCTTACACAACAATGTGTTCGAAGGCTATCGGTGCTGATATGGTATATGCATGGCCAAAGTCAGTCATTGGAACAATGGATCCAGAGATGGCTGTCAAGATCATGTATGAGGACGAGATAGCAACAGCTGGTGATAAGGCCGCATTTATAAAGGATAAGAAGGCTGAGTATACTGAGGCTCTGTCAGGAGCACTTTCAGCAGCTAAGAGAGGCTATGTTGATGATATCATCGAGCCGGACGCTACAAGAAAGAGAGTTATCGCAGCATTTGACATGCTTTTTTCAAAGAGTGAGGATAAGCCATACAAGAAGCATGGAACAATATAA